The nucleotide sequence GAAAGCGTCAGGGAAAAGTATTACGCTTGTTTGGAGAGTAGGAAAAAGGATTCGGATAATGGGGTGTTTGCAAACATGGAGTTGGGAATTGAGAGCATTGAGCAGCTGGTACTTGGGAGCCCTGGGACACACATGGAGTTGAGGATGAAATCCCTGAGGAACTCCATTAGGCTTTTGAGCATCGTTGCCTCACTTAATTCTGAAACATCCCGTAACGGCTCTACTTGTGGGATTCCCAATTCCCACCTCTCAGCCTGCGCTCAGCTCTACTTGTCCATAGTCTATAAGCTTGAGAAAAATGATAGAATTTCAGCTAGGCACTTGCTTCAAGTGTTCTGTGATGCACCTTTTCTAGCCCGGACTGCCTTGCTTCCTGATCTTTGGGAGCATTTTTTCCTTCCCCATCTTCTCCATCTCAAGGTTTGGTACGCTAATGAGCTTGAATTCCTGTCAACCCCAAATTTTGGGGACAAAGAGAAGAGGGCTATAGCTTTGAGCAAGATCTACAACGATCAAATGGACATGGGCACTAGGCAGTTTGCGTTTTACTATAAGGACTGGCTCAAAGTTGGGGTCAAAGCACCTCCCATACCCTCTGTGCCCTTACCATCAAGGCCAAGTTATGGGAATTCAATGAGGCGATCATCAGACTCTTTCTCTTCGAATCTCTCCATCAACAAAAACTTGTAAGTTTCAAAGTATTTTAATCACTTTCCATGATCTTCTAAAAAATTACCCTGAAGTTGTTTGTGTGATTTGTTTCATCATTGCTCTATCTTGAAAGGTATCAAGCTGTTTTCGGTCCCACCTCTGAGCGGCAATCCATGGAACATGGTGAGCGAACTGGAGCTAAAATTGATACATGGAGTgtggaggaaaaagaaaaagtttgtaCAAATGAAGATAGCGACGCCCGACATCATTATGTTCATGTGAGTAACTCCGTCTCCTCAGGATGgtgaatattttatataaggCAACTGTTACTTAGAAATTTCCCAAATTTCATCTGTTCTTTTCCCTTGGCAGAATGGATTAGGAGCTCAGAGAAGATCGCCAAGCCAACATTACAGATTCACAAAAGATGAATTGTGGTCCGAGACACAGAGAATAGACTTTTTTCGGTTCTTTACCTGCCAAAGGGAGCTGACAGAATGCTTGGTGAACGGCAATTTCATAGTCAGGAATGATTCAAtcagaaaggaagaaaatagcTACCTTCCTGCATGTGATCTCGCTAGAGCAATTACCACCATTTCCTCATCAGACAGCCTAACTGACTGTGAAAGAGCAGTTCGGGTGATTACAAAAGCTTGGTTGGACTCACATGGCGATCGTGTCACTGAATCTGCATTGTCAAAGGCACCTGTGATAGAGGGAATTCTTGAAGTTCTATTTGCTTCCAATGACGATGAAATTCTAGAATTGGGGATCTCAATTTTAGCAGAATTTGTATGGAGAAAGGAGGCAAATAGGCAGATAATATTGAGTTCAGATCCACAACTTGAGATCTTTATGAGACTCCTGAGAAGCAGTAGTCTATTTCTAAAAGCTGCGGTTTTGCTTTATCTATTGAAGCCAAAGGCCAAACAGCTGATATCAATTGAGTGGATTCCATTGGTCCTTCGGGTGTTGGAGTTTGGGGACCAGCTGCAGACCTTATTCACAGTTAGATGCAGTCCTCAAGTGGCAGCATATTACTTCCTAGACCAACTTCTTATGGGCTTCAATGAAGACCAAAACTTGGAGAATGCCAGACAAGTTGTTTCAATTGGAGGATTGAGCTTGTTGGTGAAAAGAATAGAGACTGGAGATGCCTGCGGAAGGAACAATGCTGCTTCCATCATTTCCTGTTGCATTCAGGCTGATGGAAGCTGCCGACATTACTTGGCGAACAATCTGAACAAGGCTTCCATTCTTGAACTCCTTGTTCTAGGCAATCAAAAGAATTCCAGTTCTTGTGCTTTCGCTTTATTGACTGAGTTGATATGCCTCAATAGGTATCGATTTTTTCTCtcttgtctttctttctttcgcTTTCAACAATAGTTGAAGTAATTGTCAGAAGCTTGCTTCGCTCTACAGAAGAACTCAGATTACGAAATTCTTAGATGGTCTTCAGAATGGAGGTGCTCACTTGAACACAATGCACATCTTGTTAGTCTATCTGCAGAGGGCTCCACCTGAAGAACGCCCATTAGTTGCAGCTCTGTTGTTACAGCTTGATCTTCTGGTAAGTCTAATTTTAGTCGTTCATTCACTTGTGCCCCACTTGATTTCTGAGAATTTGAAGAAATGGATGCCATgagatttcaaaatttctttccttttcctcaatTCTCTTGGGAACCAACCTGGGCATGCATTAGTTCAAAACAGTCTGGTTTTAGACTCTTGAGCAGCCCCCACATGGAGTAGCAGTTATTTTGCAGGGAGATCCTTCAAAGAGCAGCGTATATAGAGAAGAAGCAGTCGAGACAATTATAGCAGCTTTGGACTGTCAAACATGTAATGAAAAGGTCCAACAACAGTCATCAAAAACTCTCATGATATTGGGAGGCCGATTCTCTAACACAGGAGAGGCATCAGCAGAAAAATGGCTCTTACAGCAAGCTGGTTTAGAAGAGATCTCAGAAGATTCACTCCACAACACCGAAATATTTGTCAATGAAATTATGAACTCTGGAAGCCTTGAGGTACGCTGCTAGGCTATTACTGTAGTTCCATTTGGTAGTCTGAGTGGGTCTAAATTTCTCAATTGAATCTCCCACATCTAATTTTGTGCAACAATGATCAGAATGACGAGGAAGAAGCAACAGAAAACTGGCAGAAGAAGGCAGCCATTGCATTGTTCAGAAGCGGCAACAAGAGATTCTTGTCTGCTCTCTCAGATTCCATAGCCAATGGCATTCCATGTTTGGCCCGAGCAAGCTTGGTCACAGTTTCATGGATGAGCAAATTTTTGTGTTCCATGGAAGATGAAAGTTTTCGGTGGATGGCATGCTCAATCCTTGTCCCACAGTTGATAGAGTTGTTGAGTTACAACAGAGATGTTGAGGAAAGAGTGATTGCTTCATATTCATTGCTGAATCTTGCCAAGAATTCAGGTAAAATATGCAACTACATATCATCAGTAACTTCAAAGAAGAATTACTCCCAGGAAGATgttataaattataaacttgGCATAGGAAACATTTTATCAGAATTGTTCTTCTTTGagatttatttcaaattaatttgcACCAAAAATAGTCATCTTTATTGATCTATTTGGGTTCATATTTTTCACAGAATGCACTTCAAAGCTCTCATCCTTGGATCATGATGAAGAGCTGGTCAACTCTCTTCGCAATCTATCGTTAGTCACATGGACAGCCAACGAGCTTATGTCAATCATCACAAGCAGGCCAAGGCATCGGTTTCCTGACCGAGAAACCGTGCCAAGTTCGAAAAGTAGAAAGGAGTCATCTAAAATCTAAATTCCCCAAttgttctctctttttctttttactaaggGTGGCGATTCTTCTCATGTTATTGCCATCACATGTTCATTCAAAGggaattttccattttttttgggttttattgTATGCAAGTATACGCCATAgttctcttttattttccctttttttagtCTCAATTGTTGTTTTAGAGCGTTATGTGAGTACAAGTGTAATGTTGCAGCCAAATCTCCCAAATCCTGTATTGTACATCTCATAAAAATCCAGATAAGGTTATGTAACCCAAAAAATGAATTTCTACAGTGTCCTCTACAGTGCTTGTCTCcctcaaaattttgtttgactTGGACGTTCTTGTTGCTCATCAATGTCTAGTCAGTCTCCACAAACAAATAAGCTATAACATTGAACAACTCAAGAATTCATACAGGAGATCTAAAGAGAGTATTGAGGTCATTTTTCATTCTTGGATCAGAAGAATTTTCAGTGTTCTGCTGTTTCGAAGCAACAGGGCTCGCTAGAAACGTAGCAGCTAATAGCATTTTTGAACTTGGCCGTAATGTTTTAGCGCAGTTTCAGTTGGCCTAGTTGGCTTTCAGCTCCACCATTTCACCTAAAGACTGAATACCCAAGGaaaaaaacccagaaaatcATGTAGCTGGGTGTTCAGGCAACTTGCATTTTATCGGATTCAGACTATCTGGACTGCATCAACTGACCGGACTGTGTTCAGTACTTAGTATTTTCGAGTCTCAGCAGTTTCATTGGGGACAATGTAGGCACCATCGTGTACTAATGACCTGAAAGAATACAATCAAGGCTCTGTTCGCAGCAGAAGTTCTGGGATGGAAACAAATCCCAGGGCCTGTAGTGTTGGGAGTGATCCAAGGGCTATACGTGATGCAAACCTCAAATTCCTAACTATAGGCTTTGAATTATGGGCTACTAAATATTACCCTGCAGCTTCTAATTTTGAATACTTCCACAATCAGAAATTAGGGCATTATATTTAAGTGAAAAACCATTGGAACATTGAATTTTGtccattaattaaataaatatatatagaactACAATTATTCGATTTAATATTTCCTTCAATGCTTTTAGCTTGTCTAGGATTCCAAATTGCCAAAAATAAAGATTTCTGGCATCATCTAAAATATTCCAATATTGCATCTTCCAAGAAATGGACCACAGTTTCAACCAATTCGAAAATTACAAACCTCCAATTTTGGATTTAATATAACAttgaagcatatatatatatatatatatatacactttcACAGACCTAAccgttttttcttaaaaattaaaaagaatggAATCCAAAGAATTTCCTACAGTCTCCTCCACTTCTTTTTGAAGCTTATCTTACATTTCTACGAGACAGGGAATGTGGAATGACCTGGAATTGAGGAGAACATGGGAAACGGGGCCCACTTCCTTGTAAAAAATTCACCTAGATAAGAAACGTGTTAAGAAGAATCTTTCAAGGAAAAATGTAAGAGTTATTTGATTCAAGGGGTTGAAATTCTTCCACTCcttttttcatcataaaaaaaaatattcatgtaagataaaaatgttgtatttttttttttttttgaaataacacatataaataattgaaatgttgaagggtatttatgtcaaaaataaattattcttcaaattaaaaaatgggAGAGGTTAGTGAAAAACCACTCAAAGTCCAATAGAGAATACTAGGATTGAAtaggtgatttaaaaattttaaataaatatttatatattataccaAATTCTTTAATCCCAAGAGATATAAGGAAGACTCAATATAATCAATGGATTATACCGAAAATCTTTAGGTatacaaaaatatgatttttattactTAGGAATAACCTGTAAGATATTAAGGATCACAACCAATTCAAGCAGAATACCAAACATAAACAAATATGAACAATGATGCACTAGATTTTACGTGAAAAA is from Vitis riparia cultivar Riparia Gloire de Montpellier isolate 1030 chromosome 10, EGFV_Vit.rip_1.0, whole genome shotgun sequence and encodes:
- the LOC117924192 gene encoding putative E3 ubiquitin-protein ligase LIN; this encodes MMASLHDLLVEEGFERTKNHHKTSRKPPHLSKPNRDPRLARDDSIALPIYICHDRRNFHSVKHKADKAITRNAPGLLSSKRVSSDSERANSKSLGGSEGARRDGPAIDEVAIRAVISILSGYIGRYLKDETFRESVREKYYACLESRKKDSDNGVFANMELGIESIEQLVLGSPGTHMELRMKSLRNSIRLLSIVASLNSETSRNGSTCGIPNSHLSACAQLYLSIVYKLEKNDRISARHLLQVFCDAPFLARTALLPDLWEHFFLPHLLHLKVWYANELEFLSTPNFGDKEKRAIALSKIYNDQMDMGTRQFAFYYKDWLKVGVKAPPIPSVPLPSRPSYGNSMRRSSDSFSSNLSINKNLYQAVFGPTSERQSMEHGERTGAKIDTWSVEEKEKVCTNEDSDARHHYVHNGLGAQRRSPSQHYRFTKDELWSETQRIDFFRFFTCQRELTECLVNGNFIVRNDSIRKEENSYLPACDLARAITTISSSDSLTDCERAVRVITKAWLDSHGDRVTESALSKAPVIEGILEVLFASNDDEILELGISILAEFVWRKEANRQIILSSDPQLEIFMRLLRSSSLFLKAAVLLYLLKPKAKQLISIEWIPLVLRVLEFGDQLQTLFTVRCSPQVAAYYFLDQLLMGFNEDQNLENARQVVSIGGLSLLVKRIETGDACGRNNAASIISCCIQADGSCRHYLANNLNKASILELLVLGNQKNSSSCAFALLTELICLNRRTQITKFLDGLQNGGAHLNTMHILLVYLQRAPPEERPLVAALLLQLDLLGDPSKSSVYREEAVETIIAALDCQTCNEKVQQQSSKTLMILGGRFSNTGEASAEKWLLQQAGLEEISEDSLHNTEIFVNEIMNSGSLENDEEEATENWQKKAAIALFRSGNKRFLSALSDSIANGIPCLARASLVTVSWMSKFLCSMEDESFRWMACSILVPQLIELLSYNRDVEERVIASYSLLNLAKNSECTSKLSSLDHDEELVNSLRNLSLVTWTANELMSIITSRPRHRFPDRETVPSSKSRKESSKI